The window TGGCTCAGAGCGCTCACCGCCGGCTCCACCGGGTCGTTCGCCACCACCACCACCGGGCTTGCCGCGTGCCTGACCGAATGCGCTGGTAACGGTGAGTCCGAGAATCATCGCAAAGGCGATTCCGATCCATTGTCGTGTCATGGTATCTGTCCTGGTTATGCCAATTGTGCCGCGTGAGAATTGTCTGTTTACAAGCAGATCAACCGTAGCACCAAAAACGTGGTTACGACGGAACAAGTTCCTTCTGTCGGGGCAGAAAGTTTCAACTGGCGAAGAGCTGCGCTGCCATGCGCAAAAGTTCCTGAGAGAGTAGAGCCCGCATGTTACTGCTGCGAACGCGGCGTTGCCATCTACGGTGCAAAAATAGCAGGGCTATTCTTGCGAATTTTCCACAACGGCTAACGCTTCATTCCACGACGTACGCAGTTGCAGTTTATCTACCCAGCCAGCGATGTAGTCGCGGTCAATTTCCGCCCCGGAGATTTTGAGTATTCCGGCAATGTCTCGAATGTGCTTGGGAGAGCCGCCAAGTTTGTGGTATTGCAGCTTGCCGAGAATGATGTCTTCAGGCGATCCGAGCCAAGCGAAAGCCGCCTCGCCGATCTCTCTCCGGCATCTGCGTGCAAGTAGCGAATGATGAATATCGTCATCAGAGGAGAGGATGATGTCAGCTTTGTAGCCCGCAGCCGGATCGATAATGTTGAATTGAAACTTTTTTGCAATCGCCGAGTGAATGGCGGGCTCGCTCAAATAGAAATCAGGCGCCGAAAAGGCCGCGACAAGAGGAGTAACGTGCTCGCGCTTCAGTTCAACGACGAAATCAACGTCGTTTGTCATTCGAGGTTCGCCATATGCGATCGAAGCGACTGACCCCACAATGGCATAGCGAATTTTCCAGTAGTCGAAAAACTCCGCCAATTCGAAGAGGAGACGATCAGGTGTCATGCAACATACGCCGGGCGACTTCATGGCAAACTTCTTCCTCGGTCCAAGCAGGATTGGCGGAGGCCAATTGTCGACGAAGGGTATTCCGTACGAATTGCCACATGCCAAAAGCAATCTGGAGTCGCTGGGCCGGCGTTTTCTGGCGCAGCACCTCGGCCATTTCGTCGTCAACAACTTCTGCCAGGTGAGGAGCGGTCATTACAAACCTTTGCGGCCATGAAACTGCGTGAGCAATCGCACTTCGCCGCGGCGAGCATCTTACGGCGCTGCTGGAACTTCTGGTCCTTTACCGCCGCCGGGGCGTACGGCCTCTTCGCGCGTTAGCACGTAGATGACCATAGCAATCAGCATCAACACCACGCCCCAGAATCGCCAATCGCGATGCGGCTTCCAGCCGGCCGCTGGCGGGTGATGTTCATGATCATGGGAACCGGGATGATTGTGTTTCTGATTCATGGCTGCAGTCTCAAAAGGCGAATTTTCGAGAATGCATTCTAAAGTAGAAATGCGGTGCTCGCAGGCGGGCGCATCGTTTTGCAAGCGCGCCGAAAATATGCGTTACCGCAATCTCGCTCGAGACTATTAGCTCGCAGCCGAATCGACGCCGAAGCGGCGCAGCTTTGCCCGGGCTCGATAGAGAGTTGGCCCGATGCTGTTGCTGGGAATGCCGAGGGTCGTGCCGATCTCTTCGTAGGTTTTGCCTTCGAGATGATACAGCTTGACGATCTTGGCTTCCTCGCCGCCGAGTTCGACCATCAGGCGTTCGACTTCTTCGCGATTGCTGAGACGATCTTCAACCGGCGGATGCTGATCGGCGACTTCTTCGGCTTCGTGCGAATCGGTCGGCGCGTTCAACTTGCGGCGGAGCATTTCGCGAACGACCACGCGGCGAGCCACGACAGTTAGGTAAGTCGCCAGGCTGCTTTGCCCCTTGAAGCGGCGGAGCACACCGTAGTCGTCGTTGACGAACGTCAGGAACACGTCCGACGTCAGGTCTTCGAGATCCTGAGATGTGATGGCCAGACCGCGGGAATCGGCAGTGTGGTTCACGACGTGAACCACGAGCCCCAAAAAGCGATCAACGAACGATTCCCACGCCCGGGGCTGATGCTCCAGACAGAGCTGCAGCAGATAGCGATCTTCGTCAGTAAGGGGCACGGGGTCGTTCCTGCGGAGGCCGTTGCGACGCGCAATGTCAAATCCGGTTGGGCGTGCGCGCGAGTACGTTAAAGGAGCTCCGAGCTTCCTGAGAAGTGGGTCGTGACTTCACCGGCAGGCGGAATGCGTTTCATTTTAAGTCGCGCCCCCACCAGCGGCAAGGGAAACCTTGTTGCCAAAATTCAACATTGCCAGGATTCGCCAGCTTGAAACGTCAGAAAAACTACCTCCTGACCGGCCTGGGTAGACTTTAAGGGCGGCGAAGTCGCGATTCTGCCAGCACTTAGGCCAATCGCAATGAGCCCAGAGAGTGGTACAATCGGGCCAAGCGTAGGATGGACCATTGGTCCGTCCCTTTCGACGTCGATACTGGACGGACAGCGGTCCATCCTACGAATCTCCACGCAAAGACTAATCCGCATGGACAAAGTTCAGATCATTGGCATCGGCGACGATGGTGTCGAAGGGCTCACCGCGGCTGCCCGGCAACGGCTGGCCGAAGCGGGGCTGATTCTCGGCGCTCGGCAATCCCTGGCCGCTGTCGCCAATCACCCGGCTCCCAAACAAGACATCGGCGGCGATCTGGAACAGATCGTTCGGCGGATCGAAGCCGCCAAGGGCGTTTCGGTCGTGATCCTGGCCAGCGGCGATCCCATGTTCTATGGCACCGCGCGATTTCTGTGTGACCGCCTCGGCAAGGAACGCTTCGAAGTCACGCCGCACGTCAGCAGCATGCAGCTTGCCTTTGCCCGCGTGAAGGAAAGTTGGGACGATGCTTATCTGACCAGCCTCGCCACGCAACCGCTCGATCTTGTGGCGGAAAAAGCTCGCACGGCGACGAAGGTTGGTCTATTTACTACCGACGAATCGCCGCCGAAGGCCGTCGCGCAGGCGCTGCTCGATCGGGGCATCGATTACTTTACCGTTTACGTTTGCGAGAATCTCGGCTCGCCCGATGAGTGCGTCACGCAAGGCGATCTCGAAGAAGTCGTTCAACAGCAGTTCAGCCCGCTCAATGTGATGATCCTCGTCCGCAAGCCGGGCGTTCCTGATCGGCCGGCGAGCATGAAGGGCCGTCGACTCTTCGGCAATCCTGACGAAGCGTTTCTGCAATCACAGCCGAAGCGTGGCCTGCTCACGCCGGCGGAAGTTCGCTCGATCGCGCTCGCCGAACTCGACATCGGCCGCAGCAGCATTGTGTGGGACGTCGGTGCAGGTAGCGGTAGCGTCTCGATCGAAGCAGCCCAAATCGCCGCGGCCGGCTCGGTGTATGCCATCGAAATGGATCCCGAAGACTACGCGCTGATCGCCGCGAATGCCGAACGCTTCGGTGTGACGAATCTCATTCCCGTTCTCGGCCAAGCGCCCGATGCGTGGAAAGGGCTGCCCGATCCCGATGCGATCTTCGTCGGCGGCAGCGGCCGGCATGTGCGTGGCCTCGTCGAACAAGCGTTCGAAAAACTGAAACCCGGTGGCCGCCTGGTCGCCAATGTCGGCAGCATCGAAAACTTGGCTGACGTGCGGAAAGTGTTGGCCAAAGCGGCCGGCGATACCAAGGTGCTGATGATCAACATCGCCCGCGGCAACGATCAGCTCGATCGGCTGCGGTTCGAATCGCTAAATCCGACGTTCTTGATCGTCGCCGTTCGTGAAGGTGGCCGCCGAGCCACCGATAAGAATTAACACTGTAGCTTCAATCTCGCCGAAAGTAGCTGAATTCGCCAGAATTCGGTTTCAGCGCCACCCCCACGATCTGAATTCTGGCGAATTCAGCTACTGCCGTTTTGATTTGATGACACAACCTGACGATGATTTTGGCGTTCCCATTCCCGGCCGTATCTTGCCGCAAGAAGCTTGGGCGCGCACGGCCATTAAAAAGCTCCCTCCGCCGCCACTCGATTGGAAAACCGTTTTTGGTCGCGAAGCTCCAGTGGTGCTCGATCTGGGCTGCGGCAACGGCCGGTTTTTGATTGCCGATGCGCTGAAGCGGGCGCTGACGCACAATCATCTGGGCATCGACATCTTGCCGATGGTGATTCGTTACGCCACGAAGCGTTGCAATCAGCGTGGCCTACAACACACTCGCCTTGCCGTGATCGGCGCGTATGAACTCCTCGAGGAGTACGTCCCCGCCGCTAGCGTGGCCGAGATTCATCTCTATCATCCGCAGCCTTATGAAAAGCGCGGCCACATCGACGATCGCCTGATCACGCTGGAGTTTCTCAGCCTGGTCCGCAGGTCGCTCATTCCCGGCGGCCTGTTTGTGGTGCAAACCGATAATAAGAACTACTGGCGCGACATCCGCAACTTTGCCCCGCAACTGTTCGACTTCACCGAACTCGAAGGCCCATGGCCCGATGCCCCGCAGGGCCGCACGCGGCGCGAGATCTACGCCCGGCAGCACGGCTTGAAGATCTACAAAGGTCAGGGGACGCCGAAACTGCTATTGGGTTAAGGCGCCAATTCGCCGAAAATCAGCTGCTGTCGATCTGCAATTTGACCTCTGCAATCTGCAATCCATGAGCTGGCTGCAACCCATTCTCGATCAACTGGCGAAATCGCCGGTCTGCGGCTATTTGCCGAACCAGACCGCAGCGACCGAACCGAGTGTGATCGCAGCGCTCGCATTGTCAGCCCATGGAATGCCCGATGCAGCCGCGCCGGTCCTCGCTTATCTGGCTGCCGCGCAGCAAACCGACGGCAGCGTCGGCGTGCGTGAGAAAGAGGCGACGCCCGGTTGGCCGACAAGTCTCGCCGTCATCGCCTGGCAACATTTCGCTGCAGAGAAGCACAAGTCGCGCATCGACAAGGCTCTCAACTGGATCAACACGCACCACGGCGAAACCATCCCCCGCAGTCCCGAAATGGGGCACAACACCATGCTCGACGGCTGGCCCTGGGCCGACGGGACGCACAGTTGGCTTGAGCCGACGGCCTTTCACTTGCTCGCCTATCGCGCCGTGAATCAGCTGCAGCATCCGCGCGCGGTCGAAGCGATCAAACTTCTCATCGACCGCCAGCTACCCACCGGCGGTTGCAACTACGGCAACACCATCGTCCTCGGCCAGGCTCTGCGTCCCCACGTGCAACCGACGGGCATCGCGATGCTCGCCCTTGCCGGCGAAACCGATCCCAGCGGCCGATTAGAAAAATCGCTCACTTGGCTGAAGTGGTCACTCAGCATGCGCTCGACAGCGACCTCGCTCGCGTGGGCATTACACGGCCTACGCGCTCACAACCGAGAAGTGCCACAAGCGGATGAACTCCTCGCCGCCGCAGCAAAACGCGTGACCGACCACGATCAATCGCCGCACAAGTTCGCGCTACTCGCCCTCGCTGCGGCGGGCGACAAGTCACCGTTTATCGCTCAACAACCACCGTCGAATTGAGCACCCGCGTGCCGCCGATTTCTTCCGCTCGCAGCCACAGAGTTTCGCCGACCAGCGATTCGCCCTGCGTCAGGATGAACGTCAGCGTGTGGCGGCCAGCTGGCAGGTGCAGCAGTTGTTTGGTTTCTCGCCGTCGGCCGGGTGGGAAGAGCAAGCAGTTGAAGCTAATCGGCTTGCCGGTGAGATTCGTCAGGTGCTGTTCGACGATCAGCAGGCCATCTTCGCGCAGACGCGTGCGCATCTCGACGGTCACGTCATCGAGGCCGAGCTTGAGCGTGCGATAGACGCTGAACTTGTAATTGCGATCGGCCGTGATATCGAAATCGATCCGCACTCGTTGCGGGCCGCTCGCGGCGTCGGGTTGCAGCGAAACCGACCAGCTGGGGTCCGCGTTTTGACCCTCGGCCAGGCGGAACTGCAACGGTTGTGGTGCGATCGTCCAAGCCTTCGGGCCGACAAGCGTCGCGGTGCCGCTGACGCCTTGCGGGAAAGCATTTTCGAGATGCAATGTCACGGGCTGTTGCCGGCCGAAGACACTTTCGAGATGCGTCGTTTCAAAACGAGCTCGAATTTGCCAGCGGGTCAACCCTTCATCGAGACCGAGCAGGAACGTCGGCTCGGGGCCGACTTCGATCGTCGTCTCAGGGCGTTCATCGCCTTGGTCGCTCGTAAGTTTCGTGACCGGTTTGCGCTCGCGCCCCCACAGGTCGAGCTGGCGAATGCCTTCACCGAGGAACAGATTTTCGGTGCCGGGCGTATCGCGCCACACCACCATCACGGCCTGCCCTTCGCGGGCGAAGACGTGATTCACGCTGCCGCCAGGAAGGGGCAAGCTGCCGAGATACTGCGTGCCGCCGAGCAGCGTCGCCGTCGTGCGCCATGGCACATAAAGTTCTCCCGGCGAACCATCGGCATTGAGCAAGCCGACTTCATCACTGAAAGGTTGCGGAACGAAAACGACGGCGTTCCCCTGTTGCCGCGTGGCGAGCATGCGCTGCACGAGATCGAGCACGCGGCTCGACGTCGCATATTGCGAACGCGGCAACGGTGTGAGGACCACCCACGGCCTAGCCACGGCCGGCGCAGTGGTCACATCGGTCGGCTTCGGCGCCGCTTGCAAATAGGCAGCGAGTTCCGGCGCGGTCAATTCTGGATCGGTCGAGTACGACAAGAACTCCCAAGGCGTGGTGCCGCTGGTTGTCGGAGCTTCGCGCAGCCACCGCCAGCCAAATCCGAGGTGCACTTGCTGGCCGAAGCGTTCGAAATGTTTTTTGATGCCGGCCATTCGCTGTTCGAGCTGCGGAAAATCGACGTAGCTCGTGTCGCGATCGTCGCCCAGTTGCCACCAGCGAACCTTGAGCGACAGCCGCGTCATCACCGGATCGACAGCGGCTTGCCACAGCTGAGGCTCTTGAAAGACAGACGCCGAGGGCAAGCGGCCTTTGTCGCGAAAGGTATCACGCAGGGGCTGCGGCGGCTGATCGAGCACACCGACCAACTCGATGCCGTGAATGCTCAACCGCTCGGCGAACCACGCCAGGCGATCGGCTTGCTCTTGCTCTTTTTCGCTGAACCACACGGGATACTTCGCCCAGCCGATGCCCGACTGGCTGAGCAACGTCGCCAGCGGATTGAGGGGCAGCGGATCTTCGCCGCCGGGCAATGACCAACCAAATTCTCCGCCACCCGCCCGGGGCAACGGCTTGAGAAACGCGAGCGAAATCATCCGCTGCAGCACCGTCGAAGTAGGCGCTGCTTCGGCATCGGCCTTCTCATCCGCAGTTGCGGATTGGCCCATCTGCTGCATCGAAACTCGCACGCGGTAAAAACCAAAATCCGGAATTGGCGGTTTCCAGCGAGCATTGCCGGTAATGCCGGCTTGCGGCGCCGCGCCGTGTTCATCAGCTTCGGCGGCTTGTTCTTTCGCTTTGCCGCGCCGCGGCTTTTCGTCGAGCGAAAGCGAGAGCAACTGCGTGGCGAGAACCTTATCGGTTTGATCGAGCAGGTCGAACCGCAACTCGGGCCGAGCGCCGACGAGGCCGGAAACTTCGCACACTACTTCGGCGGCAGCGAGTGAATCGTAGATCGGCAAATCGCCACTCACCCGCAAGGCGATCCGCGGCAAGCGCTGCAGCCGCAGGCCGGTCCATTGCACCGTGCCGGTGAGGTCTTCTTTGTCTTCGTGCGGCGCGATCGAAAGCGTCACGCGGGCATGCGTTGCGGCATCGCTTTTCGGCAGCAGCGGCCCGATCCGCAACGTTTGCCAGTTGGCGGCTTCGGTCACGCGCGCCGAATCATACGACTCGAGCGATTTTCCTTGTTCATCAAAAAACGTCAGCGTAAGAAAAGCCTGATCATGTTTCAGCCCCTTGGTGCGCACGCGCCCCTCGAGCAGAAAGCTGCCGCGAGCGCCGAGCGAATAGAGCGGAGTAACCACGCCGGCGCTACCGCCGCTCAGATCCATCTGCAAGTAACGTTCGGCCCCGACGTTGTGTTTCGTCAATTCCGGCTGAATGCCGATCTTGAGAAACGCCGGAAACTCCCGGCCGCGGCGGCGGGTCCAGCCGTCGGGCCAGCCGTCGTAATTGCGATCGGTGGCTTGCTTGAAATCGCAGCGCATCACCTCGACGGCGTGCGGCAACTGGTCGTCCATCGGCGCGCCGCCGCGCTCACGCATGGGCAACGCGTCATCCCCGGTCACGGCAATCAGCGATAGAATGAGCGGAGTGATCAGGTTCATTGGTTTTATTAACGACGAAAATCTATGCTGCAAATCAAGGTCGCCATTGAACTGGCTAGTCTGAAGGCGCGCGGCGGTAGCCCTCAGCTTTCCTTTGCTCAAGCCTTGCACACGGCGGCGCGCCTGGGGGCAGAAGCCGTCGAAATTGACGGCCGCAACGAGGTTTCCGTAGCCGACCTAAGCCGTACAGGTGTGCGGCAGGTGCGGAAAATGCTGGAAGATCTGAATTTGCGGGTATCGGCCCTCAGCTTTCGCACCCGCCGCGGTTACGCCGACGTGAACGAACTCGACCGCCGGATCGACGCCACCAAACGGGCCCTGCAGCTCGCCTACGAACTCGGCACGAACGTCGTCGTCAATCACATCGGCCGAATTCCGACCGAGGAAGATGCAAATGGACTCTCGACGCTACGGACCGCGCTCGCCGACATCGGCCGCGAAGGCCATCGCGTCGGCGCGCTCCTCGCCGCCGAAACGGGAACTGAAAGCGGCGCCGATCTGCTGAAGCTCATCGACTCCTTGCCGCCCGGTTCGCTCGGCGTCGATTTCAACCCGGCCAACTTGATCACGCACGGTTTTGATCCGCGCGAAGCGGCGCAAAAACTTGGTGCGCACGTGCTGCACGTCCACGCCACCGACGGCACGCGCGACGTCGCCGCCGGCCGCGGCATCGAAGTCCCCCTGGGCCGCGGCAGCGCCGAGTTCCCCGAAATCCTGGGTGCCCTCGAGGAACATCAGTACCGCGGCTACCTCACTATCCGCCGCACGGAGTCGAGCAATCCGCTGGAAGAGATCGCCGCGGCAGTGAAGTATTTGCGGGCACTGTGAACAACGATCATTCCTGGTTTGGTGCCAATTGAATTAGAATTGGAATAAGCAATTTCTTACATCACGGAAAGAAACGATGAGCACTGCATCTGTCATCGAGCAAGCTGGCGAACACAGCGACGACGCTGAACGCCGCGCCTTTCGGGCGTTCGGCGAAGTAATCCGCATTACCACTGAACTTTTCGGTGAAGTCCACGTCAAGGAATCATTTGACCCCGAATTTGCGGAAGAGAAATACGTCGTGTTTGTAGTACGGGCTCCAGGCACCAGTAAGGAACTGATGGCATTGGAGCGGCAGTGGATCGAGCAGGTCCGGCAAGTCGCAAGAAACTGGGAGTCATTTCGCCTCTCGCTGCGGCCACTAGCATGAAGCCAAATGACTTCCTTGTGCTCGCTACAAAGCTGCATCGCGAATCAGTAACACCACCTGCGACTGCGACCAAGCTGCCTGATCCGGCGACGATGCGAACCAGTGTTTCGCGGGCATACTACGCAGCGTTCTTGACGGCGCGGGTAATTATGGAAACAGAATGGCGGCAGCCTGAGTTTGTTGGCGGCAACGAACATCGACTTCTGCAGCAATGCCTGCTGAATAGCAATGTTCCAGAGGCTTATACGATCGGCAAGTTACTCGAAAACCTTCACGACAGCAGGAAAAGTGCAGACTACGACCTGAATGATGTCGACATGGACACCGCGCCGAATGCCGCATTCTGCATTGAACGAGCAACCGATATTATCGAATTACTGAAGCAGTGTTCCACAGGGGTGTTGAGTGCACAGATTCGGGCCGGCATCACTCAGTACCGACGTATGCGACAGGTCTGAATCTTTGCCTATCAATCAAGAAGTCAACACAAGCACCATGAAAGCCACCAAAAAGAAACTTGCCGCCGCTCAACAAGTGGAACTCTTTCGCGTTCTGCAGGAACGCTTTGAGGAGAACATGGCCCGCCATAAAGGGCTGAAGTGGGAGAAGGTTCTCGAGCGACTCGAAGCCAATCCCGACAAGTTGTGGTCGCTGCAGGAAATGGAGCGGACCGGCGGCGAGCCTGATGTGGTGGGACTCGATAAGAAGACCGGCGAGTACATTTTCTTTGACTGCTCGGAGGAAACTCCCGCCGATCGGCGCAGTCTGTGTTACGACCGCGCGGCGCTCGATTCGCGCAAAGAACACAAGCCCGTCAGTAGCGTGCTCGAAGTCGCGGCGGAGATGGGGATCGAGCTGCTGACCGAAGAACAGTATCGCGAGTTGCAAACGCTGGGCGAGTACGATCTGAAAACGTCGAGCTGGATCGTCACGCCGGCCGCGATTCGCAAGTTGGGTGGCGCTCTCTTTGGCGATCGCCGTTATGATCACGTTTTCATCTATCACAACGGCGCGCAGTCGTACTATGCGGCGCGGGCTTTTCGCGGCTGCCTCAAAGTTTAGAGCTACTTCAGGAGTAAATCATGTCTACCGGAACTGTTCGTTTTCAGCGCGTGTTGCGTTGCTCGCCCGAGAAGGTCTATCGCGCGTTTCTCGATGGTGATGCGATGGCCAAGTGGTTGCCGCCGCATGGCTTCACGGGCAAGGTCCATTCGATCGATGTCCGCGTCGGCGGCTCCTACAAAATGTCGTTCACCAATTTCAGCAGTGGCGGCAGTCACTCGTTTGGTGGTGAGTATCTCGAGCTCGTGCCGAACGAAAAGATCCGCCATACCGACCGGTTCGATGATCCGAATCTGCCGGGGCAGATGGAAACGACCATCACGCTGAAGAAAGTCAGCGTTGGCACGGAAGTGAACATCGTGCAGGAAGGAATTCCCGCCGTGATTCCTACGGAGGCTTGCTGCCTCGGTTGGCAGGAATCGTTGCAGTTGCTCGCTCTGCTGGTGGAACCCGAGATTCCGGGTTAACCGTAGGCGAGTCACTCTGTGACTCGCAACAGCGCCTTTGGCGCTCCTCGCATAGAAACTAAACGGGGCCAGCTGACAAATTAGATGCTGTCCGCCGCTAGCCAAACACGTGTTGCGAGTCACGGAGTGACTCGCCTACGGTTAGGCCAAAATCTTTTTCGCAATGTTGCCATGCACATCGGTCAGGCGGAAGTCGCGGCCGCTGTAGCGGTAGGTCAGTCGTTCATGATCGAGGCCGAGCAGATGCAGCACGGTCGCATGCAGGTCGTGGATGTGCATTTTGTCTTCGACCGCCTTGATGCCGTGCTCATCCGTGGCGCCGTAACGCAGGCCACCTTTCACGCCGCCGCCGGCCATGAACATGCTAAAGCCGGTTGCGTTGTGATCGCGGCCATCTTCGTTCTGTGCATGCGGGGTCCGGCCGAATTCGCCGCCCCAAATCACCAGCGTGTCTTTCAGCATGCTCCGCTGCTTCAGGTCGTTTAGCAGGGCGGCGATCGGCCGATCGATCGAGGTGCAGTTCTGCGTGAGCTTGGTCCGCAGTTGCTGATGCTGATCCCAGCCACCCATGCCGACCTCAATGAACCGCACGCCGCTTTCGGCGAACCGACGGGCCAGCAAACATTGCCGGCCGAAGTTATCGGTAGCTTTGTCGCCAATGCCGTACGACTCGAGCGTCGCCGGCGACTCATCGGCAAAGTCCATCACCTTCGGCACGGCGGCCTGCATGCGGAAAGCGAGCTCGTACGATTCGATGATTCCTTCGAGTTCCGGATTCACCTTATCGACCTGCAGACGATCTTGATTCAGCTTCTGCAACAGATCGAGCTGCTGCCGCTGCTGCGGCGTGGTGAGTTGCGTGTTGCGAATGTTGGCCACGCTGGCCTTGGCGAGTTGCACTCCTTCGCCGCCGATCTTGGTGCCCTGAAAAGCGGCGGGCAGGAACGAACTGCCGTAGTTCTGCGCGCCGCCGATGCGACTGATGGGATTGATCGTGATGAAGCCCGGCAGTTCCTGATTCTCGGAACCGAGGCCGTACAGCACCCACGAGCCGAGCGACGGGCGGACGAATTGAAAATTGCCGGTGTGCATCTGCACGGCGGCTTGCGGATGATTTGGCAAGTCGCAATGCAAGCTATTTAGCAGGCACAGATCATCGGCGTGCTTGCTGAGGTTCGGAAACAGCTCCGAAATCGGCAAGCCGCTGTTGCCGCTCTGCGGAAACTTCCAGGGCGACTTGAGGAGCTTGCGATTTCCCTTGCCATTCGCCTGGCCGGGGCTCTTGCCGTCGTCTTTGATCAGTTGCGGCTTGTAGTCGAACGTATCGACATGCGACGGCGCACCTTGCATGAACATGAAGATCACACGCTTGGCCTTCGGTGCGAAATGCGGTGGCCGCGGCGCGAGAGGATTCGTCGACGCGTCGGGATTGGCTTTTGCCTGTTGAGCGCAGAGTCCGGCGAGCGCGAGCAGGCCGAAACCGCAGGAAGTGCTTTGCAGGAGTTGGCGGCGTGAGATGGGATGCATGACTTTTCCTCGGCGAATGAGGCGTTGTTTATTCTGGTTCCCTCTCCTCGGTAACTCCGGGGAGAGGGTTAGGGTGAGGGGCTGTGCTGCAGATCGAGTCTAATCCGCTGCGAGCCCCTCACCCCGGCCCTCTCCCCGTGAGTACACGAGGAGAGGGAGTGAAGACGCGATCAATACACATACCTAAACTCCGCCGACGCATACAGCGTGTGGCAGAGCGTGGACCAGGCGGCTTGCCGGCCGTTGGCGGTTTCGAATTTCTTCAAGTACTGCTGCACTTCGTTGATCTGACTGGCGGTGGCAGGACGGCCGAGGAACAGCCGGAAGGCGTAGTCGATCCGCTGCGCATCATCCTTGTGACGAGCGTCGCCGAGGA is drawn from Anatilimnocola floriformis and contains these coding sequences:
- a CDS encoding sigma-70 family RNA polymerase sigma factor — encoded protein: MPLTDEDRYLLQLCLEHQPRAWESFVDRFLGLVVHVVNHTADSRGLAITSQDLEDLTSDVFLTFVNDDYGVLRRFKGQSSLATYLTVVARRVVVREMLRRKLNAPTDSHEAEEVADQHPPVEDRLSNREEVERLMVELGGEEAKIVKLYHLEGKTYEEIGTTLGIPSNSIGPTLYRARAKLRRFGVDSAAS
- the cbiE gene encoding precorrin-6y C5,15-methyltransferase (decarboxylating) subunit CbiE; translated protein: MDKVQIIGIGDDGVEGLTAAARQRLAEAGLILGARQSLAAVANHPAPKQDIGGDLEQIVRRIEAAKGVSVVILASGDPMFYGTARFLCDRLGKERFEVTPHVSSMQLAFARVKESWDDAYLTSLATQPLDLVAEKARTATKVGLFTTDESPPKAVAQALLDRGIDYFTVYVCENLGSPDECVTQGDLEEVVQQQFSPLNVMILVRKPGVPDRPASMKGRRLFGNPDEAFLQSQPKRGLLTPAEVRSIALAELDIGRSSIVWDVGAGSGSVSIEAAQIAAAGSVYAIEMDPEDYALIAANAERFGVTNLIPVLGQAPDAWKGLPDPDAIFVGGSGRHVRGLVEQAFEKLKPGGRLVANVGSIENLADVRKVLAKAAGDTKVLMINIARGNDQLDRLRFESLNPTFLIVAVREGGRRATDKN
- the trmB gene encoding tRNA (guanine(46)-N(7))-methyltransferase TrmB, whose protein sequence is MTQPDDDFGVPIPGRILPQEAWARTAIKKLPPPPLDWKTVFGREAPVVLDLGCGNGRFLIADALKRALTHNHLGIDILPMVIRYATKRCNQRGLQHTRLAVIGAYELLEEYVPAASVAEIHLYHPQPYEKRGHIDDRLITLEFLSLVRRSLIPGGLFVVQTDNKNYWRDIRNFAPQLFDFTELEGPWPDAPQGRTRREIYARQHGLKIYKGQGTPKLLLG
- a CDS encoding sugar phosphate isomerase/epimerase family protein, whose protein sequence is MLQIKVAIELASLKARGGSPQLSFAQALHTAARLGAEAVEIDGRNEVSVADLSRTGVRQVRKMLEDLNLRVSALSFRTRRGYADVNELDRRIDATKRALQLAYELGTNVVVNHIGRIPTEEDANGLSTLRTALADIGREGHRVGALLAAETGTESGADLLKLIDSLPPGSLGVDFNPANLITHGFDPREAAQKLGAHVLHVHATDGTRDVAAGRGIEVPLGRGSAEFPEILGALEEHQYRGYLTIRRTESSNPLEEIAAAVKYLRAL
- a CDS encoding DUF4256 domain-containing protein, with the translated sequence MKATKKKLAAAQQVELFRVLQERFEENMARHKGLKWEKVLERLEANPDKLWSLQEMERTGGEPDVVGLDKKTGEYIFFDCSEETPADRRSLCYDRAALDSRKEHKPVSSVLEVAAEMGIELLTEEQYRELQTLGEYDLKTSSWIVTPAAIRKLGGALFGDRRYDHVFIYHNGAQSYYAARAFRGCLKV
- a CDS encoding SRPBCC family protein; this encodes MSTGTVRFQRVLRCSPEKVYRAFLDGDAMAKWLPPHGFTGKVHSIDVRVGGSYKMSFTNFSSGGSHSFGGEYLELVPNEKIRHTDRFDDPNLPGQMETTITLKKVSVGTEVNIVQEGIPAVIPTEACCLGWQESLQLLALLVEPEIPG
- a CDS encoding DUF1501 domain-containing protein; the encoded protein is MHPISRRQLLQSTSCGFGLLALAGLCAQQAKANPDASTNPLAPRPPHFAPKAKRVIFMFMQGAPSHVDTFDYKPQLIKDDGKSPGQANGKGNRKLLKSPWKFPQSGNSGLPISELFPNLSKHADDLCLLNSLHCDLPNHPQAAVQMHTGNFQFVRPSLGSWVLYGLGSENQELPGFITINPISRIGGAQNYGSSFLPAAFQGTKIGGEGVQLAKASVANIRNTQLTTPQQRQQLDLLQKLNQDRLQVDKVNPELEGIIESYELAFRMQAAVPKVMDFADESPATLESYGIGDKATDNFGRQCLLARRFAESGVRFIEVGMGGWDQHQQLRTKLTQNCTSIDRPIAALLNDLKQRSMLKDTLVIWGGEFGRTPHAQNEDGRDHNATGFSMFMAGGGVKGGLRYGATDEHGIKAVEDKMHIHDLHATVLHLLGLDHERLTYRYSGRDFRLTDVHGNIAKKILA